A window from Candidatus Methylacidiphilales bacterium encodes these proteins:
- a CDS encoding metal ABC transporter ATP-binding protein has protein sequence MVDAESTAPTLEIHNLSVAYNKKPVLYGVDLAIQPGSIVGIIGPNGAGKSTLFRAIIGQLRPLSGWIKIFGQPYPKVCQRIGYIPQRESVDWDFPVNVLDVVLMGRYGKLRLLQRPRPEDYAAAYKAIQRVGLEAFTHRQIGKLSGGQQQRVFIARALVQESDLYLMDEPFAGVDAATESAILDVLQELKRQGKTLLVVHHDLATARSYFDQLVLLNSRLIAYGKTQDVFTPENLQKTYGGRLTILSEVLEAF, from the coding sequence ATGGTCGATGCTGAATCTACAGCTCCGACGCTCGAAATTCATAACCTCTCGGTCGCTTACAACAAAAAGCCTGTTCTTTATGGGGTGGATTTGGCCATACAACCTGGCTCTATAGTCGGCATAATTGGGCCAAACGGCGCTGGCAAATCTACGCTCTTCCGAGCAATTATTGGTCAACTGCGACCTCTTTCAGGATGGATAAAAATTTTTGGCCAGCCGTATCCTAAAGTTTGTCAACGTATCGGATATATTCCACAACGTGAATCCGTGGACTGGGATTTTCCAGTGAATGTGCTCGACGTGGTGCTTATGGGGCGTTACGGGAAACTCCGCCTGCTGCAGAGACCGCGGCCAGAGGATTATGCCGCTGCATATAAAGCCATACAACGTGTCGGATTAGAAGCCTTTACGCACCGTCAGATCGGAAAGTTGTCAGGCGGGCAACAGCAACGCGTCTTTATCGCACGCGCCTTAGTGCAGGAAAGTGATCTCTATCTTATGGATGAACCTTTCGCAGGCGTGGATGCAGCAACGGAGAGCGCTATCCTTGACGTCCTCCAAGAACTGAAGCGGCAAGGGAAGACCCTTCTCGTCGTTCACCATGATTTGGCTACTGCACGTTCTTATTTTGATCAGCTAGTGCTTCTGAATTCGCGCTTGATTGCTTACGGGAAAACGCAAGATGTTTTTACTCCTGAAAACCTTCAGAAGACTTACGGGGGACGCCTGACAATTCTGAGTGAGGTTTTAGAGGCCTTTTGA
- the mntR gene encoding manganese-binding transcriptional regulator MntR, with product MRRAKLHEAESAANLRHTRAAHAEERSQDYLETIADLILQRGEARATDLARALGVTHATVVRMVQRLQKQGLVSSLPYRSIFLTTKGRKIAQQAKNRHELVVRFLESIGVPPVIARKDAEGIEHHVSEETLSAFERFVLRKKSRD from the coding sequence ATGCGCAGAGCAAAACTCCATGAAGCTGAGTCGGCTGCAAATCTGCGCCACACTCGCGCTGCTCATGCTGAGGAAAGGTCCCAAGATTATCTCGAAACGATAGCAGACCTCATATTACAGCGTGGTGAAGCTCGTGCCACGGATCTTGCACGCGCATTAGGAGTTACACACGCCACTGTAGTCAGAATGGTGCAACGCTTGCAAAAACAAGGCTTAGTCAGCTCACTGCCTTATCGCTCTATATTTCTCACAACAAAAGGCCGCAAAATTGCTCAACAAGCCAAAAACCGTCACGAGTTGGTAGTGAGGTTTCTTGAGTCTATCGGTGTGCCTCCAGTCATCGCACGAAAAGATGCAGAGGGAATAGAACATCATGTGAGCGAAGAGACTCTCTCAGCCTTTGAACGTTTTGTTTTACGGAAGAAATCACGCGATTGA
- the coxB gene encoding cytochrome c oxidase subunit II: protein MSIFRLPRASRYFSWGSILTAIYLSAFCVSTEAALRDSNLWWSPPNVTEGGKEVDALLMFIFGLTTTVFILVMGTLIYCLFRYQRRPGVPAVYSHGNNTLEIVWTTVPALIFIGLWIWSNDAWRKLQNTANMPEDTLRLEIVAEQYGWHIRYPGEDGILGNSGDHLYTDENKLGIDQSDPASHDDFVTYNEMTIPVNRHVHILLRSRDVIHAFYVPEFRLYQDTVPGRKITWLNFRPIATGRFTIACSQLCGVGHYNMQAKLNVVTPEEYTAWIKEKQQQKRATKSISTSQRALASN, encoded by the coding sequence ATGAGTATTTTCAGGCTTCCGCGAGCATCCCGATATTTTTCTTGGGGATCTATCCTCACAGCGATTTATCTTTCCGCTTTTTGCGTCTCCACTGAAGCGGCATTGCGTGATAGCAATCTTTGGTGGTCACCCCCCAATGTTACAGAGGGAGGCAAGGAAGTGGACGCATTATTGATGTTCATATTTGGACTGACGACCACCGTGTTTATTTTAGTCATGGGCACATTGATTTATTGTTTGTTCCGTTATCAACGTCGCCCCGGAGTCCCTGCAGTCTATTCTCACGGGAATAACACCCTTGAAATCGTATGGACAACCGTTCCCGCACTGATCTTCATAGGCCTTTGGATATGGAGCAACGACGCATGGCGGAAACTGCAAAATACAGCCAACATGCCTGAAGACACTTTGCGACTCGAGATTGTAGCGGAACAATACGGTTGGCATATCCGCTACCCAGGAGAGGACGGTATCCTAGGTAATAGCGGCGATCATCTCTACACAGACGAAAACAAACTAGGCATTGACCAGAGCGACCCGGCAAGTCACGATGACTTTGTAACCTATAACGAAATGACGATCCCAGTAAACCGTCACGTTCACATTCTCCTACGGTCACGCGATGTAATTCACGCTTTTTACGTCCCAGAATTTCGACTCTATCAGGACACGGTCCCGGGACGAAAAATTACATGGCTAAACTTTAGACCGATTGCCACAGGTAGATTCACTATCGCATGCAGTCAGCTCTGTGGAGTAGGCCATTACAACATGCAAGCGAAGTTGAACGTCGTCACTCCCGAAGAATACACTGCATGGATCAAAGAAAAACAGCAACAAAAACGCGCGACGAAAAGTATATCAACCAGCCAACGAGCACTAGCCAGTAACTAA
- a CDS encoding thioredoxin family protein, translating to MKRVISILLALVSIIFFNNEGAVSSVKVGDKAPEFTLPSAAGDEVKLADYSGKFVVLEWVNYQCPFVKKHYVNGDMQKLQREFTEKGVIWLSICSSAPGKQGHFPREKVAEEVSRQKAVPTAYLIDEEGTVGRAYGAKTTPHLFIISPEGKVIYAGAIDSIRSVDPQDVPKATNYVREALQAALEGKEVKIPSTTPYGCSVKYAN from the coding sequence ATGAAAAGAGTAATATCAATACTGTTGGCACTGGTTAGTATAATCTTTTTTAACAATGAAGGAGCTGTGAGCTCTGTGAAAGTTGGCGACAAGGCTCCTGAATTTACGTTGCCTAGTGCAGCTGGAGATGAAGTCAAACTGGCCGATTACAGTGGTAAATTCGTGGTGCTGGAGTGGGTGAATTATCAATGTCCGTTTGTGAAGAAGCATTATGTGAATGGGGACATGCAAAAGCTGCAGAGAGAGTTCACGGAAAAGGGGGTGATATGGCTTTCAATTTGTTCATCGGCACCTGGTAAGCAAGGGCATTTCCCCCGCGAGAAGGTGGCTGAAGAAGTTTCCCGACAAAAGGCTGTGCCCACCGCATATCTTATCGATGAAGAAGGAACAGTTGGGCGCGCTTATGGTGCAAAGACAACGCCACATCTATTCATTATCAGTCCTGAGGGAAAAGTTATTTATGCTGGAGCGATAGACAGCATTCGTTCAGTAGATCCCCAAGACGTGCCCAAGGCTACTAATTACGTTCGAGAGGCTTTGCAGGCAGCGCTAGAAGGCAAGGAAGTTAAGATCCCTAGCACAACTCCGTATGGTTGCTCGGTAAAATATGCCAACTGA
- a CDS encoding sodium:solute symporter: MSSHAVAVTLDAIVIVVYFLTIVGIGLWAGRKNSKLTDFTVGGRSIPWWAVLASIIAAETSAATFLGTPAEGFKTRGYLYGQLVIGTVLARFIIAWLFIEPYYRYRVQSIYEFLQLRFGPRTRDMAAAIFLLTRVLGIGVRLYLGGVIFVVVWRFLFPNAAVTLETYFWGIVFVTAVTTLYTAVGGIKAVVWTDLIQACLMIGSVIFALVAIFLAIPGGWETIQTQLAASGGVPVFTWGWDSSRPFGEALKHMLEQPYTLFAALIASTFFTMATHGTDQDMVQRMLTAKDHIRSRLSLVLSGLADIPIVVLFLSVGVLLYVFYAVHPEKVLPAAQNEVFAHYIVNEMPTMIRGLVIAGVLATMMGSTSAALNALATSFVKDFYEPYFSKGSDDRRLIFAARIATAVFGILMILVATLAAQAVLTDATLTIIPIALGVMGYTYGSLLAVFLLGVVTKGRGHDEWNVLSMVVGMFAVLVLCKVQIPLPPELFGLRMTLEEIKLYWNFGLMLPEWWPAIAWPWYVFVGCLVTMAVGVLRRTPDAVLTQLKAHAPQRD; encoded by the coding sequence ATGTCATCACACGCCGTAGCGGTGACACTCGATGCGATCGTCATCGTGGTCTACTTTTTGACCATCGTCGGAATCGGTCTTTGGGCGGGAAGAAAAAACAGCAAACTCACTGACTTCACTGTTGGCGGTCGAAGTATTCCATGGTGGGCCGTATTAGCTTCTATTATTGCGGCAGAAACGAGCGCTGCGACTTTTTTGGGCACGCCTGCTGAAGGGTTCAAAACACGTGGTTACCTCTACGGGCAGCTTGTTATCGGCACCGTCTTAGCGCGCTTTATCATCGCATGGCTTTTTATCGAACCATACTACCGTTATCGTGTGCAAAGCATCTATGAGTTTCTACAGCTACGTTTTGGTCCTCGCACACGAGATATGGCTGCTGCGATATTTCTTCTTACGCGGGTTCTAGGCATCGGCGTCCGCCTTTATCTCGGAGGAGTAATTTTTGTTGTAGTTTGGCGTTTCTTGTTTCCTAATGCTGCGGTCACTCTTGAAACATATTTTTGGGGGATAGTTTTCGTCACTGCAGTGACTACGCTTTACACTGCTGTTGGCGGAATCAAGGCCGTTGTATGGACGGATTTGATTCAAGCCTGTCTCATGATCGGTTCAGTGATTTTCGCTTTGGTCGCGATTTTTTTAGCGATTCCTGGCGGATGGGAGACGATACAGACTCAACTTGCAGCCAGCGGTGGGGTGCCAGTCTTCACATGGGGGTGGGACAGCAGTCGTCCCTTTGGCGAAGCCCTAAAACACATGCTGGAGCAGCCCTACACACTTTTTGCAGCTTTAATTGCTTCGACATTTTTCACTATGGCTACGCACGGCACGGATCAGGATATGGTGCAGCGGATGCTTACGGCGAAAGATCACATACGCTCTCGGCTTTCTTTGGTTTTAAGTGGCCTGGCGGACATCCCAATCGTTGTTTTATTTTTAAGCGTCGGTGTGCTGCTGTATGTCTTCTACGCAGTGCATCCTGAAAAAGTCTTGCCTGCAGCACAAAATGAAGTCTTTGCACACTATATCGTCAACGAAATGCCTACTATGATTCGTGGTCTTGTGATCGCTGGAGTGCTGGCGACAATGATGGGCTCGACATCGGCGGCTCTCAATGCGCTAGCAACAAGTTTTGTAAAAGATTTTTACGAGCCTTATTTTTCAAAAGGCAGCGATGATCGGCGGCTCATTTTTGCGGCACGCATAGCGACCGCTGTCTTTGGCATTTTGATGATCTTGGTTGCGACCTTAGCAGCCCAAGCAGTTTTGACGGATGCGACGCTGACGATCATTCCGATTGCTCTTGGTGTCATGGGTTATACATATGGATCGCTTTTAGCGGTTTTTTTGCTGGGTGTGGTAACCAAAGGTAGAGGACACGATGAATGGAATGTGTTATCGATGGTTGTCGGGATGTTTGCTGTGCTCGTATTGTGCAAAGTGCAGATTCCGCTTCCGCCTGAGCTTTTTGGTCTCCGGATGACGCTGGAGGAGATCAAGCTTTATTGGAATTTCGGGCTTATGTTGCCTGAATGGTGGCCGGCAATTGCTTGGCCGTGGTATGTATTTGTGGGATGTCTTGTGACGATGGCAGTAGGCGTCTTACGCAGGACGCCTGATGCAGTGCTCACTCAATTGAAGGCTCATGCGCCGCAGAGGGATTAG
- a CDS encoding DUF4230 domain-containing protein, with protein sequence MKTSIRFLLASILIGITIIGGGYWIIQRLWQRTRDIATQQAQAFISAGERAAARAKRLLTDFFQVTPALIVNHKEEPFNSPRSIAEFSVVDRINEATHSWEHTWMGSTKRITVSGLYNAKYGFDLTEPFLIEYNETDESLSAAMPPAKLLSVEIIGELTFKSDSGIINWVNDEDRQNAINGFLARIREQAEANTELKRMAEEQVILRLRELAQMNGQKIDFKIKQTDKGS encoded by the coding sequence ATGAAAACCTCGATCCGATTTCTCCTCGCATCCATCTTGATTGGTATAACGATTATCGGAGGAGGATATTGGATCATTCAGCGATTGTGGCAGCGCACTCGTGACATTGCCACGCAACAAGCGCAAGCCTTTATTTCAGCGGGGGAGCGAGCTGCAGCGCGGGCTAAGAGACTCCTCACCGACTTTTTTCAAGTCACCCCCGCTCTTATTGTCAATCACAAAGAAGAGCCCTTTAACTCTCCGCGCAGCATCGCAGAGTTTTCTGTAGTCGATCGAATTAACGAAGCCACCCATTCTTGGGAACACACCTGGATGGGAAGCACCAAGCGCATTACAGTCTCAGGGCTCTACAATGCCAAGTATGGATTTGATCTCACTGAGCCATTTCTCATCGAGTATAACGAAACCGACGAAAGCCTATCTGCCGCGATGCCACCGGCTAAGCTGCTCTCCGTAGAAATAATTGGAGAGCTCACATTCAAATCTGATAGCGGCATAATCAATTGGGTAAACGATGAAGACCGCCAAAATGCAATCAATGGCTTTCTCGCCCGGATCCGAGAGCAAGCAGAGGCGAATACAGAGTTGAAGCGTATGGCCGAAGAACAAGTCATTCTTCGACTCCGAGAACTCGCTCAAATGAATGGCCAAAAAATAGACTTTAAAATTAAGCAAACGGACAAAGGGTCGTAG
- the lpxD gene encoding UDP-3-O-(3-hydroxymyristoyl)glucosamine N-acyltransferase gives MPKEYSARELADILGGTLTGNPEIKVQRISDLRFADANSVVFLGHQRYEPLAQKTKAAVILLPPDYPHNYAQAQIRVADPYQAFTQVAALFMPPPRRHPTPGVHPTAIVAPSAQIHSTASIGAYVIIEENVVIGEDTIIEPHVYIGEGSHIGKQTHIYPQVVIREYTQIGDRVIVHSGAVIGADGFGYEFAEGRHKKIPQNGYVQIDDDVEIGANTTIDRGRFDRTWIQEGVKIDNLVQIAHNVIIGAHSIIVAQAGISGSTVLGRYVTIAGQAGIAGHLEIGDQATITAQSGVAKNVPPRATLAGRHALPLRESLKVEAAMRKLPEILQKIRSLEKRLAELKLHT, from the coding sequence ATGCCAAAAGAATATTCTGCTAGGGAGTTAGCAGATATTTTGGGTGGCACGCTCACAGGTAATCCCGAAATCAAAGTTCAACGCATTAGTGACCTGCGGTTCGCAGATGCGAATTCTGTCGTCTTTCTCGGGCATCAACGCTATGAGCCTCTTGCCCAAAAAACGAAAGCGGCCGTAATATTGCTGCCCCCCGATTATCCGCACAACTATGCCCAAGCACAAATTCGCGTCGCCGATCCTTATCAAGCTTTTACGCAGGTCGCCGCGCTTTTCATGCCCCCTCCTAGACGTCATCCCACACCAGGTGTTCATCCGACGGCAATAGTTGCCCCCTCAGCACAGATTCATTCCACAGCCAGCATTGGTGCTTACGTGATCATCGAGGAAAATGTGGTCATTGGTGAAGATACAATTATTGAGCCTCACGTCTATATTGGCGAAGGGAGTCATATAGGAAAACAAACACACATCTATCCACAAGTCGTCATTCGTGAATACACGCAGATCGGCGATCGCGTCATTGTTCATAGCGGAGCTGTGATTGGCGCGGATGGCTTCGGATATGAATTCGCAGAGGGTCGACACAAAAAAATACCGCAAAACGGCTACGTTCAGATAGACGATGACGTTGAAATCGGCGCTAATACCACGATAGACCGTGGCCGTTTCGATCGCACTTGGATTCAGGAAGGCGTCAAAATAGACAACCTTGTCCAAATTGCGCACAACGTCATCATCGGCGCTCATAGTATCATCGTTGCACAAGCTGGCATCTCTGGTAGCACCGTCCTCGGCCGCTATGTGACAATCGCCGGACAAGCTGGTATTGCGGGACACCTTGAAATCGGCGACCAAGCCACGATCACCGCCCAGTCCGGTGTCGCGAAAAACGTTCCTCCTCGTGCGACCCTTGCCGGCCGACATGCACTACCTTTGAGAGAAAGCCTCAAAGTCGAAGCAGCCATGCGCAAGCTTCCCGAGATCTTGCAAAAGATTCGCTCACTTGAAAAACGTCTCGCTGAGCTTAAGCTGCATACATGA
- a CDS encoding OmpH family outer membrane protein: MKKTLLSLLTYLVPLVAMQAQSLNIAVVDLQKVFTEYYKTQETQGLLNDRLNQFQKELQEMQTDFQKLVDETQKLRDQVTDQALTEAARKERQKAFEAKIKQVQDMERRIQEFRTTRGRQFEEQSTRMRQGIIDEITKVVEKYGRDNKYNLIFDISAKGISGTLTLLYSEGQKDITQDIIKILNANKPPAASNNKQ; encoded by the coding sequence ATGAAAAAAACACTACTCTCCCTCCTCACATACCTCGTTCCACTAGTAGCGATGCAGGCTCAATCTCTCAACATCGCGGTCGTCGACCTGCAGAAAGTATTCACTGAATACTACAAGACGCAAGAGACGCAAGGACTCCTCAACGACCGTCTAAACCAATTTCAAAAAGAACTCCAGGAAATGCAAACAGACTTCCAAAAACTGGTGGACGAAACGCAAAAACTTCGAGATCAAGTCACTGATCAAGCCCTCACCGAAGCGGCCCGCAAAGAAAGGCAGAAAGCATTTGAGGCTAAAATCAAACAAGTGCAAGACATGGAGCGCCGCATCCAAGAATTCCGCACCACTCGAGGACGGCAGTTTGAAGAACAAAGCACCCGCATGCGCCAAGGTATCATAGACGAGATCACAAAAGTAGTCGAAAAATACGGTAGGGATAACAAATATAATCTGATATTCGATATTTCAGCGAAAGGTATTTCAGGCACACTCACTCTGCTATATTCTGAGGGACAGAAAGATATCACCCAGGATATAATCAAAATCCTGAATGCAAACAAACCTCCCGCGGCGTCCAATAATAAACAATAA
- the bamA gene encoding outer membrane protein assembly factor BamA — translation MNKQSAVGLDLTEMNNRYFLDALSVMCRLMWLCLCGVFFLIQEVCGEGTLAQSNDPAAGLPQTPAMPSRDIDEHSGEDEVGYTDRGAEVFDDKSEQESTKEVPTPIVREIEILYVGPKSVNKNVILSNMRTTVGQPYTVAGVDEDIRNLYATGLFTNLRISDEPYKDGVKVIVVVQPKPLIKDIIITGYKAINEARLRKEIKSKVGAPLDERQVATDADKIKELYLDRGYSQVQVTYKTDVNEEFGRATVTFNISESTKAYVTKIKFEGNASIKDKELKKQMKTKEKNWLWFINKSGRYKDDQINEDLRAIRDYYQGKGFIDMSITDFQTLTVKENEMHLLITINEGKQYRVGTIEYRGNEIYSTEQIKAKTKMIENEIYSPQALQADIEAIQDLYGQKGYIDVDIFPERSANYEAATVDIVYNISEGVQSTVDRIIIQGNNRTKDKVIRRELAIAPGDIYDSTSVKASKARLENLGYFEKVDIAPQETQVPNRKNILITVQEKRTGSISFGAGFSSVDSLVGFIELSQGNFDIGKWPSFTGAGQKFRTRIQYGLKRRDFLLSFTEPWFLDQRLAFGFDLFARESSYLSTLYNERRVGGAIRVARALNDYWTASLRYQLENIEMFDFSTSASPELLRERGGRSKSSLTAMLSYDTRDNVFLTRKGERIDFTAEIAGGPVLMGQTNIYRFQIDAQKFWSLPYDLILSFNLSTGVVNRYDDSEFVPIYDRFFIGGSRSIRGFDNRDVGPRDSLNEPIGGRTFGFVNLELTVPIIDRVRGAVFIDAGFVDPRFAHYGDMFDLFNASVGFGIRLNLPIGPLRFDFGIPIKSDEYNDSDGKFHFDVGYQF, via the coding sequence TTGAACAAGCAGAGTGCCGTAGGTCTTGATTTAACAGAAATGAATAACCGTTACTTTTTAGATGCACTTAGTGTAATGTGCCGCTTGATGTGGTTATGCCTGTGTGGGGTTTTCTTTTTGATACAAGAGGTGTGCGGAGAAGGGACCTTGGCACAATCCAATGATCCTGCAGCAGGTCTGCCTCAGACTCCTGCAATGCCAAGTCGCGACATCGATGAACATAGTGGTGAGGATGAAGTGGGATATACGGACAGGGGAGCAGAAGTTTTCGATGATAAAAGCGAACAGGAATCAACAAAGGAAGTGCCTACGCCAATTGTTCGTGAAATAGAAATTCTTTATGTGGGGCCCAAGTCTGTAAATAAGAACGTCATCCTTTCAAACATGCGAACGACAGTAGGCCAACCTTATACAGTAGCAGGTGTGGATGAAGATATACGAAATTTGTATGCTACAGGATTATTCACTAATCTGAGGATTTCTGACGAGCCTTATAAGGATGGCGTTAAGGTGATTGTTGTGGTCCAACCCAAGCCATTGATCAAGGATATAATTATTACTGGATATAAAGCGATAAATGAGGCACGTCTACGCAAGGAAATCAAATCAAAGGTTGGGGCACCATTGGATGAACGCCAAGTTGCCACTGACGCCGACAAGATAAAAGAACTATATCTTGATAGAGGGTATAGCCAGGTCCAAGTCACATACAAGACGGACGTAAATGAGGAGTTTGGGCGCGCGACTGTGACGTTTAATATATCAGAAAGCACTAAGGCTTATGTGACTAAAATTAAATTCGAAGGAAATGCGTCTATTAAAGATAAAGAATTAAAAAAGCAAATGAAGACTAAGGAGAAGAATTGGCTTTGGTTCATCAATAAATCTGGTCGATATAAAGATGACCAAATCAATGAGGATTTGCGAGCTATAAGGGATTATTATCAAGGGAAAGGATTTATAGACATGAGTATTACCGATTTTCAAACCCTCACCGTTAAAGAAAACGAAATGCACTTGCTCATTACTATAAATGAAGGGAAGCAATATAGAGTAGGGACAATAGAATATCGAGGGAATGAAATATACTCAACAGAGCAGATCAAAGCTAAAACTAAGATGATTGAAAATGAAATTTATTCACCGCAAGCACTCCAAGCTGATATAGAAGCCATCCAGGATCTATATGGGCAAAAGGGGTATATAGATGTCGATATATTTCCAGAGCGCTCGGCGAATTATGAAGCAGCTACAGTTGATATAGTTTATAATATCAGTGAGGGTGTCCAATCAACGGTTGATCGAATTATCATTCAGGGAAATAACCGCACCAAGGACAAGGTGATTCGCCGTGAACTTGCAATAGCTCCTGGCGATATATACGACAGCACAAGTGTCAAAGCAAGCAAAGCGCGTTTAGAGAACTTAGGTTATTTTGAGAAAGTTGATATTGCTCCGCAAGAAACCCAGGTCCCGAACAGAAAGAATATCTTAATCACAGTCCAGGAAAAACGCACAGGAAGCATATCATTTGGTGCGGGCTTCAGTTCAGTAGACAGCCTCGTTGGATTCATCGAATTGTCCCAGGGTAATTTCGACATAGGAAAGTGGCCAAGTTTCACAGGTGCAGGGCAAAAGTTTAGAACGCGTATCCAATATGGTCTAAAACGTCGCGATTTTCTGCTTTCCTTTACGGAACCTTGGTTTTTAGACCAAAGGCTTGCTTTTGGCTTTGATCTTTTCGCTCGGGAATCAAGCTATCTTAGCACTCTTTATAATGAAAGAAGGGTAGGAGGTGCCATCCGGGTGGCTCGCGCCCTTAATGACTACTGGACAGCGAGCTTACGATATCAGCTCGAGAATATAGAAATGTTTGATTTTAGCACATCTGCTTCCCCTGAGCTTTTAAGAGAGAGAGGAGGTCGATCTAAAAGTAGTTTGACAGCCATGCTTTCTTACGACACCCGCGACAATGTTTTCCTCACGCGGAAGGGAGAAAGAATAGATTTTACAGCGGAAATAGCCGGAGGCCCTGTCCTAATGGGGCAAACGAATATCTACCGCTTCCAAATCGATGCACAAAAATTTTGGTCTCTTCCTTACGATTTGATCCTCTCATTTAATCTCTCAACAGGGGTAGTAAATCGTTATGATGATTCGGAGTTTGTGCCGATATATGACCGATTCTTCATAGGTGGTTCTCGTTCAATCCGCGGATTTGACAATCGAGATGTAGGTCCTCGCGATTCCCTCAATGAGCCGATTGGAGGTCGAACATTCGGTTTTGTTAATCTTGAACTTACAGTCCCGATCATAGATCGTGTGCGAGGAGCTGTATTCATTGACGCGGGATTTGTTGATCCGCGGTTTGCTCATTATGGCGATATGTTTGATCTCTTCAATGCATCCGTTGGATTCGGTATCCGCTTAAATCTACCGATAGGCCCGTTGCGTTTTGATTTTGGTATCCCCATCAAATCGGATGAATACAACGACTCAGATGGTAAATTCCATTTCGATGTAGGATACCAATTCTAA
- the rplI gene encoding 50S ribosomal protein L9, with the protein MDVEVILKTKVPALGAEADLVSVRPGYARNYLIPRGYAVLATAASKQQLEQLKKKRAEREAQELNEAQELAQRLSRVKLTFTLTGAAGQEKVFGSVTTQDIAQKLKEEGFEIDRKKIQLPRAIKDSGDHEVAIQLHPEVVAKVRVAVEVPQSGDKKSDKKAKPKKTADGNKK; encoded by the coding sequence ATGGACGTAGAAGTGATATTAAAAACGAAAGTGCCGGCCTTGGGTGCGGAGGCAGATTTAGTTTCTGTGCGTCCGGGTTATGCTAGGAATTATCTCATTCCGCGGGGGTATGCGGTGTTGGCGACTGCAGCATCGAAGCAACAGCTTGAGCAGCTTAAGAAGAAGCGGGCGGAGAGGGAGGCACAGGAATTAAATGAGGCGCAGGAATTGGCGCAGAGATTAAGTCGAGTGAAGCTGACTTTTACATTAACGGGAGCAGCGGGGCAGGAGAAAGTTTTTGGATCGGTAACGACGCAGGATATTGCACAAAAGCTGAAGGAGGAGGGTTTTGAGATTGACCGCAAGAAGATTCAGCTTCCGAGGGCTATCAAAGACTCTGGGGATCATGAAGTGGCTATACAGCTTCATCCGGAGGTGGTAGCAAAGGTTCGAGTTGCTGTAGAAGTGCCTCAGAGCGGTGACAAGAAGAGTGATAAAAAAGCTAAGCCCAAGAAAACAGCGGATGGAAACAAAAAATGA